The Streptomyces spororaveus genome includes a region encoding these proteins:
- a CDS encoding trypsin-like serine peptidase, whose protein sequence is MVDRVDERERRRGRAAPRGSMAVGLLCTVVLAGVGYVAWELRGIAANRADGDPARGVYQQDPERADKTAAAVLDGIVREDPEPPTDGRAFSAAGAVDWRYAGWQPSDPLEARPAPAEPAIGALFSPGGDGDPDHHCSAVVVHSPQGDLVATAAHCVYTGGFRTNLAFAPGYQDGVAPYGIWVPTRIDVDPRWTRDQDPDHDIALVRLRRPGNPGQRLEDVTGALTMDFGTELPAPARVMGYPNYAEQPLECRNTAVPAGPTQVRLDCADVPNGTSGGPVTTGRGTLIGVIGGRDGGGDEETSYCVRFGDGARALYERATTS, encoded by the coding sequence ATGGTCGACAGGGTTGACGAGCGGGAACGGCGGCGGGGCCGGGCCGCCCCGCGGGGCTCCATGGCCGTCGGCCTCCTGTGCACCGTGGTCCTCGCGGGCGTCGGCTACGTGGCCTGGGAGCTGCGCGGCATCGCCGCGAACCGGGCGGACGGCGATCCCGCGCGGGGCGTCTACCAGCAGGACCCCGAGCGTGCCGACAAGACCGCGGCCGCGGTGCTGGACGGGATCGTGCGGGAGGACCCGGAGCCGCCGACGGACGGCAGGGCCTTCTCCGCCGCCGGAGCGGTGGACTGGCGGTACGCCGGATGGCAGCCCTCCGACCCCCTGGAGGCCCGGCCCGCCCCGGCCGAGCCCGCCATCGGCGCGCTCTTCTCCCCCGGCGGCGACGGCGACCCCGACCACCACTGCTCGGCCGTCGTGGTCCACTCCCCGCAGGGTGACCTCGTCGCCACCGCCGCGCACTGCGTGTACACCGGCGGCTTCCGCACCAATCTCGCCTTCGCGCCCGGCTACCAGGACGGCGTGGCCCCGTACGGCATCTGGGTGCCGACCCGGATCGACGTGGACCCGCGCTGGACGCGGGACCAGGACCCCGACCACGACATCGCCCTGGTGCGGTTGCGGCGGCCGGGCAATCCCGGGCAGCGGCTGGAGGACGTCACGGGGGCCCTGACCATGGACTTCGGGACCGAACTGCCGGCGCCCGCCCGGGTCATGGGCTACCCGAACTACGCCGAGCAGCCGCTGGAGTGCCGCAACACCGCCGTCCCGGCCGGGCCGACGCAGGTGCGCCTGGACTGTGCGGACGTACCCAACGGCACCAGCGGCGGCCCGGTGACGACCGGCCGGGGCACCCTGATCGGGGTGATCGGCGGCCGCGACGGGGGCGGGGACGAGGAGACCTCGTACTGCGTCCGGTTCGGCGACGGCGCCCGCGCCCTGTACGAGCGCGCCACCACGTCCTGA
- a CDS encoding TetR/AcrR family transcriptional regulator, producing the protein MSPKQQRGEATVDLLLTTALRVFAESGQQGFTVNAVVSASGVSLGSLYHHFGSFDGLAAALYIRCTGELCDEMVAALTRCRTARTGVRSWVTAYLTFTQERRDVALFLHASAYSGYLAAHAEEIGAAKAEKFAAIMRWLGERMERGEIAPLPAPVVEVLVMGPLTEAARRWLSSTYEIDLTEAARYLPDHIWRSLRPEPV; encoded by the coding sequence ATGTCTCCTAAGCAACAACGTGGCGAGGCCACCGTCGATCTGCTCCTGACCACCGCCCTGCGGGTGTTCGCCGAGTCCGGCCAGCAGGGTTTCACCGTGAACGCGGTCGTGTCGGCCAGCGGGGTGAGCCTGGGCAGCCTGTACCACCACTTCGGGAGCTTCGACGGTCTCGCCGCCGCCCTCTACATCCGGTGCACGGGCGAGCTGTGCGACGAGATGGTCGCCGCCCTCACCCGCTGCCGCACGGCCCGCACGGGGGTGCGCTCGTGGGTGACGGCCTACCTGACGTTCACTCAAGAGCGCCGGGACGTGGCGCTGTTCCTGCACGCCTCCGCCTACTCCGGCTATCTGGCGGCCCACGCCGAGGAGATCGGCGCGGCCAAGGCGGAGAAGTTCGCGGCCATCATGCGGTGGCTGGGGGAGCGCATGGAGCGCGGCGAGATCGCCCCGCTCCCGGCGCCCGTCGTCGAAGTGCTGGTCATGGGCCCGCTCACCGAGGCCGCCCGGCGCTGGCTGTCCAGCACCTACGAGATCGACCTCACCGAGGCCGCCCGCTACCTCCCCGACCACATCTGGCGCTCGCTGCGCCCCGAGCCCGTCTGA
- a CDS encoding oxidoreductase, translating into MPGRNATHIPDQSGRSAVVTGANSGIGYVTARELARHGAAVVLACRSAARGRAAVIRLRGEVPAAHVEFMPLDLADLASVREFAAEYGRRHASLDLLINNAGVMALPYGRTADGFETQFGVNHLGHFALTGLLLPRLRAAAPGARIVNVSSGFHVLGRIDPDDAGLAGDGLAGPGAERGYRRWIAYGRSKTANLLFTHELSRRFTAAGSPITAVAAHPGYASSNLHSGASKLEGPSLNSRVAAFGNAVLAQPTSSGARPTLYAATAPGIRPDAFIGPRFGWRGAPARSWRAGWTLDDRTGELLWAASEELTGVSYAALPR; encoded by the coding sequence ATGCCGGGCCGCAACGCCACGCACATCCCCGACCAGAGCGGCCGCAGCGCCGTCGTGACCGGGGCCAACAGCGGAATCGGATACGTCACCGCCCGCGAGCTCGCCCGGCACGGCGCCGCGGTCGTGCTGGCCTGCCGGAGCGCGGCCCGCGGCCGGGCCGCCGTGATCCGGCTCCGGGGGGAAGTGCCCGCGGCGCACGTGGAGTTCATGCCGCTGGACCTGGCAGACCTGGCCTCCGTACGGGAATTCGCGGCGGAGTACGGCCGGCGGCACGCCTCGCTGGACCTGCTGATCAACAACGCGGGTGTGATGGCACTGCCGTACGGGCGGACCGCCGACGGGTTCGAGACGCAGTTCGGGGTCAACCACCTCGGGCACTTCGCCCTGACCGGTCTGCTGCTGCCGCGGCTGCGCGCCGCCGCGCCGGGGGCCCGGATCGTCAACGTCTCCAGCGGCTTCCACGTGCTGGGGAGGATCGACCCCGACGACGCGGGCCTCGCCGGCGACGGTCTCGCAGGCCCGGGCGCCGAGCGCGGCTACCGGCGCTGGATCGCCTACGGTCGCTCCAAGACCGCCAACCTGCTCTTCACGCACGAGCTGTCCCGCCGCTTCACGGCCGCCGGCTCACCGATCACCGCCGTCGCCGCCCACCCCGGATACGCCTCCAGCAACCTGCACTCCGGAGCGTCCAAGCTGGAGGGCCCCTCCCTCAACTCGCGGGTGGCCGCGTTCGGCAACGCGGTCCTCGCCCAGCCCACCTCCTCGGGCGCGCGGCCGACCCTCTACGCGGCCACCGCGCCCGGGATCCGGCCGGACGCCTTCATCGGCCCCCGGTTCGGCTGGCGCGGGGCGCCCGCGCGGTCCTGGCGGGCCGGGTGGACCCTCGACGACCGGACCGGCGAGCTGCTGTGGGCCGCCTCCGAGGAGCTCACGGGAGTCTCGTACGCCGCCCTGCCGCGCTGA
- the cbiE gene encoding precorrin-6y C5,15-methyltransferase (decarboxylating) subunit CbiE, with the protein MPVTVVGLGADGWAGLSAAGRSALSSAEVLIGGPRQLDLLPAAECAGRRVAWPSPLRPAVPKLMAEHAGLRIAVLASGDPMFYGIGRALAEELGPHSLRVHPHPSSVSYACARLGWPVEDTEVITVVGRPVARLAAALHEGRRVLVLSAGAASPGEIAALLRERGFGPTRMRVLEQLGSEREDTYEGTADGWEHAPGDPLNVVALDCRRDPAHGAPRLGATPGLPDTAYEHDGQLTKRHVRAATLCALAPAPGELLWDIGGGSGSIGIEWMRTHPSCRAVAVERVPERAARIARNAAALGVPGLRVVIGAAPDALAGLPAPDAVFIGGGLTAPGLLDAAWAALAPGGRLVVNTVTLESEAVLAERYRRHGGELVKLAVAHAVPVGGFTGWRQAMPVTQWSVTKSDGPAAGPDGSTEEKDRT; encoded by the coding sequence ATGCCCGTGACGGTCGTCGGCCTCGGCGCGGACGGCTGGGCCGGGCTCTCGGCCGCCGGCCGCTCCGCCCTCTCCTCGGCCGAGGTGCTGATCGGCGGGCCGCGCCAGCTGGACCTGCTGCCGGCCGCCGAGTGCGCCGGCCGGCGGGTGGCCTGGCCGAGCCCGCTGCGGCCCGCCGTACCGAAGCTGATGGCCGAGCACGCCGGCCTCCGGATCGCGGTGCTGGCCAGCGGTGACCCGATGTTCTACGGGATCGGCCGCGCCCTCGCCGAGGAGCTCGGGCCGCACTCCCTGCGGGTCCACCCGCACCCCTCCTCCGTCTCCTACGCCTGTGCCCGCCTGGGCTGGCCGGTGGAGGACACCGAGGTGATCACCGTGGTGGGACGCCCGGTGGCCCGGCTGGCGGCCGCGCTCCACGAAGGGCGCCGGGTGCTGGTGCTCAGCGCCGGAGCGGCCTCCCCGGGCGAGATCGCCGCACTGCTGCGGGAACGGGGCTTCGGCCCGACCCGGATGCGGGTGCTGGAACAGCTCGGGTCCGAGCGCGAGGACACGTACGAGGGCACGGCCGACGGGTGGGAGCACGCGCCCGGCGATCCCCTGAACGTGGTCGCGCTCGACTGCCGCCGGGACCCGGCCCACGGCGCTCCGCGCCTCGGCGCGACCCCGGGGCTCCCGGACACCGCGTACGAACACGACGGGCAGCTCACCAAGCGCCATGTCCGGGCCGCGACCCTGTGCGCGCTGGCCCCGGCCCCCGGCGAGCTGCTGTGGGACATCGGCGGCGGGTCCGGCTCCATCGGCATCGAGTGGATGCGTACGCACCCCTCGTGCCGGGCGGTGGCCGTGGAGCGCGTCCCGGAGCGGGCCGCACGCATCGCCCGCAACGCGGCGGCGCTCGGCGTCCCCGGCCTGCGGGTGGTCATCGGCGCCGCGCCGGACGCGCTGGCCGGGCTGCCGGCCCCCGACGCCGTGTTCATCGGCGGCGGGCTGACCGCGCCCGGCCTGCTGGACGCGGCCTGGGCCGCACTGGCCCCGGGCGGCCGCCTGGTGGTCAACACCGTCACCCTGGAGTCGGAGGCGGTGCTCGCCGAGCGCTACCGGCGCCACGGCGGCGAACTGGTCAAGCTCGCCGTCGCGCACGCCGTGCCGGTCGGCGGTTTCACGGGCTGGCGGCAGGCGATGCCGGTCACCCAGTGGTCAGTGACGAAGTCGGACGGGCCGGCCGCCGGGCCGGACGGATCGACCGAGGAGAAGGATCGAACATGA
- the cobM gene encoding precorrin-4 C(11)-methyltransferase → MTVYFIGAGPGAADLITVRGARTLAAAPVCLYAGSLVPRELLAECPADARLVDTSQLNLDEIVAECVRAHEAGRDVARLHSGDPSIFSAVAEQMRRLDAAGIPYEVVPGVPAFAAAAAALKRELTVPTVGQTVILTRIAQQATPMPPGEDLATLGRSGALLVLHLATRYVDRVVDELLPHYGAECPVAVVAMASRPDELILRGTLADIAPQVKEHGLVRTAVIVVGRTLGAEQFRDSHLYSPERDRHVC, encoded by the coding sequence ATGACCGTGTACTTCATCGGTGCGGGCCCCGGCGCCGCCGACCTGATCACGGTGCGCGGTGCCCGGACCCTGGCCGCCGCCCCCGTCTGCCTCTACGCGGGCAGCCTCGTGCCGCGCGAACTGCTGGCCGAGTGCCCGGCGGACGCCCGCCTGGTCGACACCTCGCAGCTCAACCTGGACGAGATCGTCGCCGAGTGCGTACGGGCCCACGAGGCGGGCCGGGACGTGGCGCGGCTGCACTCCGGCGACCCGTCGATCTTCAGCGCGGTGGCGGAGCAGATGCGGCGGCTCGACGCGGCCGGCATCCCCTACGAGGTCGTCCCGGGCGTCCCGGCCTTCGCCGCGGCCGCCGCCGCCCTCAAGCGGGAGCTGACCGTCCCCACCGTCGGGCAGACGGTGATCCTGACCCGGATCGCCCAGCAGGCCACCCCGATGCCGCCCGGCGAGGACCTGGCCACGCTGGGCCGCAGCGGCGCGCTGCTGGTGCTCCACCTGGCCACCCGCTACGTCGACCGCGTCGTCGACGAGCTGCTGCCGCACTACGGCGCCGAGTGCCCGGTGGCGGTCGTGGCGATGGCCAGCCGCCCCGACGAACTGATCCTGCGCGGCACCCTGGCCGACATCGCCCCGCAGGTGAAGGAGCACGGGCTGGTGCGCACCGCCGTCATCGTGGTGGGCCGCACGCTCGGCGCGGAGCAGTTCCGCGACAGCCACCTGTACTCGCCCGAGCGCGACCGGCATGTCTGCTGA